The sequence below is a genomic window from Lodderomyces elongisporus chromosome 2, complete sequence.
attttatttctccaatttttctatttagCTGGCTAGTTCAAGATCACTGCTTATACAGGTATTCAGCAAATTTATATGTTTTTGAGATTAAAGATTCAAATATGCGGAATCTGATTCCACTTCTAATGGTATATGATTAGTCTTGCGGtgattttcaaattatttACTCGTCACGCCTTCAACTGTTTCAAAGTCCGCAAACAGCAAACTCTTTGATCTCTGACTAGATTCAATTTTGTCAattttgtcaattttttcaattttttcaattttgtcgTTTTTGACGGAGCTCCCAATGAAAGATTTGTATTGAGaatcttctttattcttgtCTCCACCATTATCATTAAATGATGTTATATTTCTAATTATCGTACTCTTGTGAGATTCTGAGTGGTCATCTCCGACTTCAAACAGGAAATGTCGCGCCCTCTTTTGCGGGCTAAAAATAGTCTTTTGAAAGGCTGGAGATGTTGGTTCCAAGTCTGGAGTGGAACTTAAATCAAATATAgatctcttttttgtttcagatTTTTTGCGAACAACATTTGTTTGCGTTTGTTTACTACTCGTTGCTTCATTTGGAGCATCAACTAATGCTTCATTGGGAGAGCTACTCAAGAAAAAACTAGATCCGAGTATAAGTGGCTcattctccttctttccaGAAAATATGGGATGCATCATGTCATTGGTTTTAAGTACACCCAGAAGATTATTCGCGGCCCGGTTGGATTTTAAATTCAGATAAAGATCATCAGAATTTCGACATAACccatcttccttttttatgTGTTCTTTGTAAGCAGTTTCAAACATTTCGCAACTATTAGTACTAGGTGCCTGTTTCATGGGAACAATTTCCGTTTTCTTATGTTTGAAGCAATTGGGTGGAATACCTTCTTTACAACATATATGTCGACACCTTAATTTGTTCTTACAACTATGATTACACTCATAGTTCCCATTCGACCTCAATACTCTCAAGGTTGATCCATAGTAGCCGTCTTTCCTTGCATTTGCTTGTTTTTCACTAAAGTCATCTCTATTTCGGCAATCTTTATCCAATTTCAAATCATTCGACGCTACAGATTTATTCAAACCCATTGTATATCCTATTCTGTCTTTACTACCACTTTCGTTTTCATTTACTTCTTCTACCACCAACTGCAGTGGCagcggcagcagcagcggcagaagcagcagcagtggGCTAAACTCAAAATCGTCAATAACTTCAATGAATCCTTTTAAGATGTCCATGGGTGGCTCAATTTTGAGAGATTGACTAACTTGAGCACTGGCAACAGAGTCTATAGAAACCTGACAATTGAATGCATGAGACAACTTTTCAATTCGCAGGCTAAGCTCAAACTTTCGGGGCCCCATTAATTTTTGAACTGGAATCCTTCGGAAATCCAATAGTGTACCTCCAATCTCGCTTATAATCTGTGCATACATCATCTGATTTCGCCAGCTACTTGACATTGAGTGCACTTCAAATGTAATTAAGAACGTGCAATCAATCGCCGTACGTGACGGTGCAAGGCACAGTTTTAATAATTCGACCTGCAAATAAATGGACGGAATCAACATGATCGATTTCTTGATCCTGTTTCCAGCTCCAGTTTTGAGGCTCAAAAAATATTCAATTTGCGAGCTGCTCAAACATTTTGCATCTTTCAAACTTAAAATATTGTGATTGACAAATTTCTTCACCGCAACAGAACCAACACCTTCAAGCTGTCGAAGCTCGTTAGGCGAACCCTCCCAACATTTACCGTGAAGACAACGCAGCAAATAACTCAGACTCCGCAAAGAAACAGCGTCTTTCCTTTCAACAAACACATCCAAAGTCGCAGTCATGATGCGCAAAATAtgtttgaaaacaaagaatttATCGCCCAAAAAACTTGCATGTAGTTTCATCGCACCATTGTAGTTGGGGAAATCTAAACCCCCTAGTTCAAACTGAATAAGAAGCTTAACCTTGTCATGGTGGGTCatatttgttgaatttgattGATAACGAAGTATAGGTGAATTGTTGATTTCCCTGTacaatcttttttcttgatgCTTCAATTTGATATCTGCAAACTCTTTCGATTGAGATACTAAGTCTAATAGTTCTGAAATAGATAACTGACTGCGAGCCTTTATTAACAGTTTCATGGTTTCAAAACTGATGTAGTGCATGGTCATTGAAAATCCATAAGGTGTGCATTTGTATTCATCTGTGATTAATTTTTCACAAACCAAAGATTGGGCGTTTGTTCTGCAGAATGCTAGCAAATTCTCCTCTGCACTCATACTTGGTTGAGGAATGGTGTGATAGTAGTTTGGGTTTGCTAAGAATCTGACATAGAAATAAGTAGTCTTTATCCAGTTTAAAGCGTCTTTTAAACTGCGTACATTTCCAATTGCAATCTCTGACACTAAATTTTCAGGAAATGATAGGTGCAAACTGCTCTCAACTTTTTCCGTTCCATTGATCACCTTCTCATATTTTTGCTTCAACTTGGCATTTGTCATAACGACAGCAACACCTTTGTTCTCAAATTGAGGTCTACCTGCTCTACCAATCATTTGTAAAATATCTGTTTCTTGATACTCTTTAAATCTATTTTCCGACCAACATCTAGTGCCCTTGATTATAACCAAGTATGCAGGAAAATTGATTCCTACTGCAAGAGTAGATGTACAGCACAAGATTTTGATTCTGCCATTGAGAAACGACGTTTCAACTTGGTTGCGATCAGCTAGTGCAAGTCCTGCATGATGATAGCCTATCCCAAATTTATTAACACAGGCCTGAAGATCACGGTCTTTGAGTTTTAGTTCGTTACTATATGAAAGTTTGATATTAAGattttctttcaagtaCTTGGCAGTTTGTTGACAACTGTTTCTTGTAGGGCAGAATATGAGCACTGGCTTATTCCTTGAATATTTATTGATTATTTCATTGAGCTTGGAGTTAAGGAGAACATCAAACGAAAAATCATTTTCGCTTTGAGGTTTGAATCCACACACAAACTGCTCCAATTTGACTGCACGATATTCTTCTCCAAAATTAAACGTCACAGCCGTGTTAGCTAGTCGAGTCAATTGATCGAACTCACCACACGCGGTTGAATCATCATTTCCGCCTAGTCCAATCCATTTGGAAATATCGTAGGCATTTGCAACAGTCGCTGAGATTGCCAAGATTCTCATGCCCTCACAAATTCGTTTCATGCGCGTGATTACCACTTCTAATGTAGAACcccttgtttcttttagGATGTGTACTTCATCTACCAAAAGCAACTTCACTAACCCAAATAGCTTCTTATAATCTCTCCATTTCCTCGTAATTATATCCCATTTTTCCGGAGTTGATATAATAATTTTGGATTTGCGAACGTGATCAGTTTCTTTATAAGACGTGTCCCCAGTCAACATCCCTACAGTTAATCCTAAAGGAGCAAACTTTTTGGACCAGTCAGCTTGTCGTTCGCTACAAAGTGCCTTAGTAGGAGCGAGGTATAAAGCTTTGGcatcatcaccattagTACACCCTTGATCGTGTAAACTAATCATTTCTCGTAATATGGCAAGCTCAAAAATTACAGTTTTACCTGAACCAGTAGGGGAGCTCAAAACGCAATTGAAAGAAGTACCATAAACGCATTGAAAACATTTTGATTGCATGGCGTTAAATTTCACAAATGGGAAAACCTGGCGCTCACGAGAAGGTAAAATACTAGTGTCTAATCTATTTGGCACACAAGAAGGGCTTGAATCTTTGGTAAACAGATAATTAAAATCATTAGCCGCTTCGCGAGTGGATGTAAAggtaaatttgtttttaggACTTTGGGTATGTGGATGTAAATAGATTGGAGTATTTGAATGTGCTTTTGCATGAGCGTTGTCAAGAGTCAATTCCCTCGATGGTGAACTCAGGATGGTATAAATGACATCCTCGAGACGCTTATTATAGTCCAGTTTATCAGAGTCTACTCTTTTGACAAGTGCTTGGTCTCCCAGTTTATCTATTTCTTCGCTATACGGTTTGACCTTGCTCTTATTAAAAACTTGTCTAGTGTTTGAAAATTGTTTCGGTTTTCGCCAAAGAGGTTTTTGCTTGTCGATTGAATCTTCGTTGTATCGGAATGAACTCAAATTTGTCTTGTCCAAAAGAGGCTGCCTCACTTTTGATACCGGGGTCACCAGAGCCGTCGAGGCTATTGGAGCCGCAATTGAACGTGCAGACGGAGCTGGTAAATGGTTAATTCCCTCGCAATATTGCAATTGCTGGTCCTGCAATGTATTGCCAGTGTTGAGAAAGAAGGTACCATTAGACGTTGagattttcctttttgattTAGTCTGATTGGATTTACTACTATTCCCTATATTCTCATAATCGGGGTAATCTTTAACTAATGATTAGTATACGACGTTATATATTTTAGTCATGGCTGCGGTCTTATATACCTTCGTTAATACTATCTTCGGAGTCGAGAAATGCTGTTAAACTATTCAAAAATGACATTGatcttgttgtttgtcTGATAAGaagtagtaatagtagtagtggtggtggtggtggtggatgAGGGGAACAGGGAAAAACACTGAAGTCGGGatggaaacaaaatatattGTAGGATAGGAAATTTGCAACACAATTTGAATCTTGCTATCTCCGTGTTTATCATACTCCGTTTTattatgttttttcttcatccttaattttttttttttttttttcctttatatatattttttttcgtttcctttctctttttagcGCGCGAAGCAAAGCatttttgatgatgaaaggaaaataataaaCTCCACAATTCAGTAAAGAGATGGGCCACAACGAACTGGAGAAGACGTGACGTGGGTGATAAACACTTGTTAAAGGAACACAAACAAGTACAATGATAGAAGAGATAGATAGAAAAGCTAGATTAGCAGCACTACGCAAGAGTCGATCTGGTAGAAAAAGTTCAAGTGTTGAAAAAACACAAGCTTCTGTGGCAAAGCCTCTTGCTGGCGAGAGTAGTAGTAATGTTAGAGatggtaatagtagttTTCAGTCGAGTGAAACAACTCATGCAAACACTATTGTCAATGAAACGAAGAATACAGGCTCAAGCTTAGATACAGAATATTTAAAGAATAATTCTTTGCAACAAGAGGATGCAGAATTGGAAACTAAAGACTCCACCTTGATGGCTAATATTGAAACAGCCCCAAAAGAACTGGGAAATTCAACTCCTACACCTTCATCAGAGCAGCATATGATAAACAGCACACAATCTTGCACAgctgaaatgaaaaatgatttAAAAAGCTATTTACATAAAGCAGAGATACGCACAAATCGGGCACTAAATAGAATAATTCAAGAAAGCATCTTGTGAATAAATTAATCAATATCGTATATCTTTTTAAACTCtcagatttttttttttttgtccttcGTTTCCctcaccatcatcaacaccatTATAATCATCAATCTTAGtatctttttacttttttacaTTATAAATTACCTAATTAGGAAGTCTACGATAGTCCAATCAAATGTTTTTTGGTGCAAGCGCTGCTTTTGTCTCTCTTCTCGCTTTTGCTAACTTAACTCTCAAGCTAAGTAAACCGATTTCTCAGTAAACCGAGAAACGTTAAGTAGGGAATCTCTTTACACTATAAGTTTTGAGGTAGTGCACATATTAacattttaattttaatcgCACCAATCTAGTACCCAAAACGAACGTCAAAAGTTCTGGCTCTGAAAAAGTTttagaaagagagagagagagaaagactTTGATATAAAAGAAGGTTTACTAGAGCTAACGTTTGTTCGATAGTCGTCAATAATCTATTCAGAGAATTCAGAGAAATGTCAATGATCAACAGAATTGCTTTGAGAGCAGCTCGCCCTTCAGTGGGTATGGCCATTCGCCCAGCACCGTATGTTTTGTCCAATCAAATATTATTTCGGATCCGATTCTAATTCCAACAATCTGATGTAGATGAGGGAGGTGAAAGGAAGACAAGAAACTGGGAAAAGGTGACCGATTGCATCTGGTTGgctcatcttcatcttcttcatcatcgtcatcatcatcatcatcatcatcatcattctcCAAAAGATAGTTTTACTAACAATTGAATCTTTAGAATCGGATTGAGATTCCTCTCTACCCCAGTggaaccaaaacaaaaggctCAATCAATTGTTGATGCTTTACCAGGTAACAACTTCATTACAAAAACCGGTGTCTTGGCCActtcagcagcagcagccgTCTACGGGTTGTCCAACGGATTGATCATCATTCACGATGAAACTATTTTGGTCGCCACATTCTCCATTTTCACAGCATTGTGTGTTAAATTCATTGCTCCTTTGTACACCGAGTGGGCAGATGGTGAGATTAAAAAGGTCAACGATCTTTTGAACGGTGCAAGAAACAAGCACATCGAAGCTGTTGAAGGAAGAATCAACTCAGTAGGGGAAATGAAAGACGTTGTTGAGCAAACAAAGGGATTGTTTGCATTGTCCAAGGAGACTGCTAAGCTCGAAGCAGATGCTTTTGtcttgaaacaaaaattggaaGTTGCCTCTGAAGCCAAGAATGTTTTGGACTCATGGGTCAGATTCGAGAACCAACAAAGACAACTCGAGCAAGAACAATTGGCCAAGTCCGTTATCGAGAAAGTTAACAAGGAAATTGAAGACCCTAAATTCCAAGACAAGTACTTGCAAGAAGCTTTGAAAGAAATCGAAAAAGTTTTTGCcaaaaacaagtaaatGTATTTGGGAAAATGATAcaagtttgaattttttttgtctcgGAAAAGCGACAAAAATGAGACAGACTGTAAGCGATGTGTGTTAGGagataaaatataaagaatACATGTTAAGTGACATTTAGATTATGATTTGTAGAGTTTTGTAGAGAGTTAGAAAGTGAGCAGGAGTcacagaaagaaagaaagaaaggaagaaaggaagaaaggaaggaaggaaggaaggaaggaagcaaggaaggaagaaagaaaggaagaagtgGAAGGAGGTGTGTTTCCACAAATTCTATTGAACTCTGATCCTTTAAAAGAGTtgtgttcttcttttcaattttcaatttttcattttttcattttttcatttctccTGATCATTACTTTGGCGATCTTCAATATATTACAACCTATATTTTGACTGGGGTTAAGGATTTACAGATTCAACTACTTGCAAAGGTGGCTTCCAAATATGTAGAGAGTTATCATCAGCCACACTAGCAATCATCCAATCATCTGCAAATGAccaatcaaaatcattcaCACCAAGCATGTGACCCAAATGCTGAAATATTGTTGCTGACCTTTTGTGGTTGGTATCAACATTCAGTTCAACACTTGTATCTAAaccttttccattttctaAAATTGACAAATCGTGGATCTTCACCAGGCTAtcagtagaagaagaagcaagcACTTGGGCAAATTTCGGGTGCCATTTCAACTGTGTTATTGCACCTTGATGCACATCTTTTAACTCATACAATGGTTCGTTCAAATTTTGAAGATTTCTTATATGAATCACCCCCTTTGAATCACCAACAGCTATTATCGATGGAAAATTTGGAttaatagaaatagaattAAGACTAGTACCAAACGAGGCCTgtatttttggtttctgcAGCAGTTCTCTTGTATCGTAAATACTCAAATTTCCCGCTTCATCGGTAACTCCAAATAATGAATCATGCGTGGGGACCCACTCAATATCATTGACACCACTACCGTGCTGCCAATATCGTTCCTGTTTAAGAGAGTTGCTCAGCTTATTATATTTGGTGACATCATGCAAGTTAATGATTCCATTCATATTTGCCGACACAAGTAAACCTTCCATGTTCTTGTTCCAGTCCATTGCGTAAATCTCTACTTTTTGCTCAGTCGGTACTTGATCATTAACCAATCGTATTTGCACCTTATTTACCTGGgtatcatcaacaatcagtttttgaaaactttTGTGTCGCGTACGTTCAAATATGATCAAGTCACCATAATTGTTGGCACTCGCAATGACGTTTGGTTTTTGTGGCATGTACTTGAGTTTGTTGACGTCTCCGTACTGgttaattttttgcaaGACTTTGGGTTTCATATTTGATGAAGAGGACTGACTTAAGTTGAGCTCAAACTCCTCCTTCTCTTGATTGTAATCAAGTTTGTTAATGACAATTTTCTTATTGAGGTTGGTGTATGTAGGAACTTGAAGGATTGAAATGGAATCTACTGGAGATTGGCCCATAGTGAATGTTCCATGTAATAGACGTTGTAAGATCACATCAGACTCTGAAGtttcatcatttttttcgtcATTTGGGTTCTCATTTTGTTCATAATTAATTACCGACGATTTATGAGTGATATCAGGGAAGAATTGAATCGTGAGGGATGGCCAAAGAAGGGAATTTGTTGACAAGTAATCATAAAGAAATGGCGCATTCTTCTTCCATATTCGATATTTCTTCTCTGTCAGTTCGTCAATAAGCGACTCTTCGACAGGTGCACCTGTACCTAATTCAGTTTCACCAACGGGAGCAGAGTCAGAAGCAATTTCAGCAGTTAACAAGTTTTCCGCTTTCGAATCCGTCACTGGTGGTTTAATTTCACTTTTGGTTTCAATTTCGTCCATGCTTAAATTGCTAGAAGGATGCTTCTTAAAGTGTGTATCTGtactttcttgtttttgaattCAGATCGAGTAGGAAAAGacgaaaagaagaagaaaaaaaaatgaaaacgcGGAATTGAGACGCGATCATGGAAAGCCTCGTGTTTTCTGCCGTAGCCAAATTTCTTTCATATattttacatatatatatatatatgtgtgtgtgtgtgtgtagatgtatattattttttttcggtTCAAGAAATTCAAGCACTTAGGTACGTCGTGGTGATGACTGCTCTGTACATCTCATCATTTCATAATTATTCACTTTAAATATTAGTTTCCTTACCAATtcatatatctatatatatatatatacattttacTCTCAAACATTTGTGACAAACAGAATGGCCGACCAAATTCAACTCAACTCATCTAAACTAGGTACCCAAGAATAGTATGTATGATatttacacacacacatatatttATACGCATATCGatatgtacatatatatttatatatataaatttatatatatatatatatatatatgcacctatttatttttaatttttgcatttaatttcatttcattttttaatattaaaCTTTTAATAATTATAGAATggtctttgttttctaatTAACCTAGTTATATGTACTAACGTCCCACATTTCCAGTTGGAATGAgttttacaaaaaagaacaacagaATTTCAAAGATAACGAAGAAGACACTGGTGAGTGTTGGTTTGACGATTCGGATGCAGAGGCAAAGATGATTGAATTCATTATCAAACATATCAACGAAGAGAGCCTACCTGATGCTTCTTTGAGTCCCAAATCAGAACTTTCGTTTCTCGATATTGGCACCGGTAATGGACATTTACTTTTCCAACTACACGAAGACCTTCAGGAAGAGCTTGAACAGCCAGAGAAACAGCTGTTTAAATTTCACGGGATTGATTATTCACCCGATTCAATTACCTTTGCCAAAGATATAGCAGCAACAAAGTATAAGGAGAATCGAAATTTCGCTTTTGATCAAGTTGATTTGCTTTCTCCAACGGAACTGTTTCTAGAATCGCAAAAATTTGACATTCTTTTGGATAAGGGAACACTAGACGCCATTGCATTAAATCAGGATCCACTTGTCGagttcaacaacaaaagaggAATGTGCGTATATGCTCAGCAAGTTGtgaaaatgatgaaaacCGATTCTGTGCTTCTTATTACTTCATGCAATTTTACGGAACAAGAATTGGTCACTTTAGTTACGCAGGATACAGACTTAAAAGTTTGGGACAAGATCAAGTATCCAAATTTCTCATTTGGAGGGGTTGATGGATCCACAGTGGTCAGTATAGCatttacaaaaacaaaaacaaaaacagaaacagattAGTAAGTACATAGGTGAAATCAAAGAATACAACACacgaaaaaagagaaaattagatatatatacatatatatatatatatatatatatatttccgTATAACCGTATATCtatttgtatatttgtatacTTTTACTTCACACGTCTATCCTGTAGCATTAAAACTAAACTTTATTCGTTATGAAAATATACTATTTCCCAGACAAACTTACATCTCAGTTTTCAATTCATCAATTTTGCTCACCAATTCGTCTCTCAATTTCTCATTGGCAAACTTGACGAGGTACTGTATTGGTTTCCCTTCAGAGTTTAATGAGTTTAATCGCAAATATTTTCCTGGGGCTAGACTTGCTTCAAGACCGCGCATAACTTCAGTATTCTTAACTATCCGATAGTTCAAAATAACACGTAATAAGCCTTGTGATCTCATCACTATTCGTACTTGTTTTGCATCTCTCTTTGATTGGTTCAAATGCAAAGGTCCAACACCTCTTTCTCTCCATCCCTCGCTGATCTTAGATAACTCAAGTTCAAAAAGTTTAGCGTTTGATGTGAATAGGGacttttcatcttcttcaccaGTGGTTTGCTCAACGGGATTGAGGTCgacttgttgaaattgCTTTGTAGTGGTTGAAGTTTGAGATTCAGGTTTGTTATCGACAGAACCACTTCCACTCAGCGATGGGGCGTTTTCAGACTTGGTATCGTTTTTGGATTCCAATGTTGCTTCAGTGGAGTCGGCATCAAGAAAGGATTTCAGTTTTAACGATTCTTGAAATGCATTACCAAATCGTGATTTATTACCGAAAGTTGATCCTGATCCAAACCCAAACGCTGGTTTGGATGCTGGTGATTTCGGGTTTGTGGTTTTACTTGTCAACGTTGAACCCGTTGTTGATGAGGTCGTAGAGTCCGAGTTGTTTGGCGAAAACTTAGCCATGTTTCCGAACGAGGTAGTTGCTCCAAAAACAGGTCTCGAACTCACAGGCACGCTCCGCGattctttgtatttgttattCTCTTTagactctctctctttctcattctcattctctttctcactctctttttctttttctctttctttttcattaatATTTCTAGTCTTTGTCTCTTCGTTGGCAGTGGTTGTcgcagcagcagttgttgcgTTTGGTTTGAATTGGAAAGTTGATCCGCCAAATGTAGTTTTTGCCCGGGGTGGTAGTTCAGGCGCGTTATTGCCTAGACTTTTATCAGTCACCTTtggttcttgttttgtttcagCGTCTTGTAGTTGCACATTATCTTTACCTAGGTGGCCATCTTCTTTCTcatcttcctttttcttcttctcatcatcatcatcatcatcatcatctctGTTAAATTCTAAAATATCCTCAAGAACTTTAACTCGCTCCTCCAATTGCACAATGCGGCTTTCAAAAAGTTTCCtcatttcttcaacaacgGTTGTTTTCAAGTCTTCATGCCCAATCAGTTTGGTCCTCTTCAATTTGTTGTCAAATGACAAGGAGTCTTGCTCATCTTCTAACTCAATTTTGCGTTTATTTGGACTTTCATCAGGCATGGTGAACGATGTAATTGTTAGCGAAAGAAAATGAGGGTTTATGAAGATATCTTTTGGGTATGAATTGGgatcttttgattttacTAATCACTAATCTTATTTGCCGATATGTATCTTTTTGTATTATCAACGAAGATCTGGAACTTTATAGTTTTCCACAACCAGACAAAATTCCTATGAAATTCAAATAGAAGTCtcgttttgttttgccGTACATTCTcatattccttttttactctctctttctctctttctttttttctgtttttttttttttttgctgtttTGCTGCCAAACTGACATACAGGAACACACAATACTTTGGGAAAAAAGTCCTggcttatttttttttttatttttttttttacaattcAGCTATAAAGCTATATACTTTCTTTCGTTAGAAACAGAGTCTGGTGTGTTTACACAGATTTATAAACGTGTTTATAGCTAAATAGGAAATAAACTTGTTAGTTCCGTCTGATGCTTCTTATGGATCGAGATGCAGATTGCTGACTAGAAGAATTATTGCTACCACCACCGATCGAAGTATATTTTGCATACTTATCTGCTGTAGATGGTTGGTTATTGGCACCAGCAGTTGAAGAATATTTTGCATATTTGTCTCGAATAGAGGCACTAACACTAGCCCCAGGACTAGCATTTGTAGCAGCAACAGATCTAGAAACAGTGGTGGATGTTGTTGgtaaagaggaagaagcaCCCCCATCAACAAAGACGCTGGTTGTTGGAGGAATATGCGCACGAGGATGAGGCACACTGGCTGAAGAAGGCTGGTACGACGAATATATTGAAGTAGATTGCTGGTGTTCTCCAGGGTTTAAATAACCCGAAGCATGGCTCGAGCTGGACCATTGAGCGTTCGAATTATGAGATGTATATGAGCTAAAACCATCTTGATAGCCATAACCACTTTCATATAAATTGTTACCTCCACTGCCTCGACTCAGTTCAATCAGGGTTTTGTATAGTTGTTGCTGATTGTGAGGATTGTTGGCAATATTAACTCGTCTGCCTGTAGCCGCCGCAGAAGCAACTCTCCCTTCTTTGACATGATTCCTTCCACCTTCACCACCACCTAATCTTCTTGGCTTCCAATTCCGCAAAATCCTGCTCCTTTCAATATCAACCAATGCTGTTCTATTGCCTAATTTCACACCTAGCCtgcttgttttgttgaCACAAGTGTTGGCATCTGCCTCATTCTCAAACACTATAAAGC
It includes:
- a CDS encoding uncharacterized protein (BUSCO:EOG09264G1F) yields the protein MSMADELEKYPPNIQKLFQPKPPFPYVDPLDYPPEKRRTQPITPISQWKNAISKYVKDSPKLEARRSKNKHKNSNSISNSNSNLKFSKHLANAQAAKIKKQSQKESFARQLRDWNDPELFEKHEREVMKDPYRTVFIARLDYSLTELDVTQHFQKYGIIESIKIIRDREGKSRGYGFIVFENEADANTCVNKTSRLGVKLGNRTALVDIERSRILRNWKPRRLGGGEGGRNHVKEGRVASAAATGRRVNIANNPHNQQQLYKTSIESSRGSGGNNLYESGYGYQDGFSSYTSHNSNAQWSSSSHASGYLNPGEHQQSTSIYSSYQPSSASVPHPRAHIPPTTSVFVDGGASSSLPTTSTTVSRSVAATNASPGASVSASIRDKYAKYSSTAGANNQPSTADKYAKYTSIGGGSNNSSSQQSASRSIRSIRRN